The genomic window GCGACCGATCGACACCGCCTCGATTGTGCCCTGTTCGTCTCAGCCCGAGCTGACCAGGGAACTGACCGCCGCCCGCATATCCGTCGTCATCGGTAGTTCGTCGAGCGCGCTCGCGTCGATCCAGGCGAAGGCGTCGTGTTCGCCGGGCGCGAGCGCCACCTCGCCCGGCTCCACCTCGACCAGGAAGCTGAACTTGCGCACCCGCGGCTTGGTGCGGGTGGCGTAATCGATGCCGCCGAGGAACTCGGTGATGCTGCGCACCCGCAGCCCGGTCTCCTCGAAGAGCTCCCGCGCCACGCACTCGGCGAAGGTCTCCCCCGATTCCACGCCGCCGCCGGGCAGTTCGTACATGCCCCCGTGATAGTCGTCGGGCACCCGCCGGACCACGAGCAGCTTCCGGTCGCGGAAGACCGCGACACCGACCACGAAATCGCCGATGCCGTCGCGGCGCGCCTCGGCGCGGAGCTGTCGCTCGATGCGATCGAGCGCTTCCGGTCGCATTCGGCTCTCACCTCCGGTTCCGTTGGGGCGCTTCGTGTTACGAACCCGGTGCCGTCGGGAAGGGGCTCCGTCGCCGGTAACCCTACGTGTCCCGTCCCCGCTTCACCGCACCGGTAGGTATTGCTCGCCTGCCGTTCACCCGCTGGTCGCTCGCGTAAAATGCCGAGTGCAGGACAATTTACTAGGAATCAGGAGTACCGCGACCTCGAGTGCTCCTACCCTGAAAGGTGATCGGTGCACGGTCGGAGAGAGGAGGACCCCGATGTCCACACTCACGACGCCTCACATCGATATCCACCGTGGCGGCGACCGCATGAAAACGCGGGTGTCCTGGTTGGATTCGAAGCATTCGTTCTCCTTCGGTGAGCACTACGACCCGGAGAACACCCATCACGGCCTGCTGCTGGTGAACAACGAGGACATCGTGCTGCCCGGGCAGGGTTTCGACACACACCCGCACCGGGACATGGAGATCGTCACCTGGGTGCTCGGCGGCAGCCTGGTGCACCAGGACTCGCTCGGACACAGTGGCGTCATCTACCCCGGCCTCGCCCAGCGGATGAGCGCGGGCACCGGCATCCTGCATTCGGAGAAGAACGACTCGTGGCGGCTGGACGACAGTGCCGAGCACCAGGAGCCCGTGCATTTCGTGCAGATGTGGGTGGTCCCCGACGAGCCGGGCCTGACTCCCGGCTACCAGCAGCTGGAAATCGATGACGAACTGGCGGGCGGCGGTCTGGTCACGGTGGCCTCGGGCCTGCCGCGCTACCGCGATCGCGCCGCGATCGCCATCAACAGCAGCCACTCCGCGCTGCACGTCGCCCGCATGCCCGGTGCGGAGCCGGGCGCTGCGCCGCAGGTGATCGACCTGCCCGACGCACCGTACCTGCACCTGTTCGTCGCCCGCGGCGAGGTCGAGATGGAGGACGTCGGCCCGCTGTACGAGGGCGACGCCGTGCGGCTGACGCGCAGCGGCGGCCAGCGGATCACCGCGCACGGTCCGGCCGAGATCCTGGTCTGGGAGATGCAC from Nocardia bhagyanarayanae includes these protein-coding regions:
- a CDS encoding pirin family protein encodes the protein MSTLTTPHIDIHRGGDRMKTRVSWLDSKHSFSFGEHYDPENTHHGLLLVNNEDIVLPGQGFDTHPHRDMEIVTWVLGGSLVHQDSLGHSGVIYPGLAQRMSAGTGILHSEKNDSWRLDDSAEHQEPVHFVQMWVVPDEPGLTPGYQQLEIDDELAGGGLVTVASGLPRYRDRAAIAINSSHSALHVARMPGAEPGAAPQVIDLPDAPYLHLFVARGEVEMEDVGPLYEGDAVRLTRSGGQRITAHGPAEILVWEMHARLGGQ
- a CDS encoding NUDIX hydrolase produces the protein MRPEALDRIERQLRAEARRDGIGDFVVGVAVFRDRKLLVVRRVPDDYHGGMYELPGGGVESGETFAECVARELFEETGLRVRSITEFLGGIDYATRTKPRVRKFSFLVEVEPGEVALAPGEHDAFAWIDASALDELPMTTDMRAAVSSLVSSG